The Agromyces sp. LHK192 genome includes a window with the following:
- a CDS encoding cyclase family protein → MSALSEFSAALAAGSIRVIDLTNRLSATTPALRLPDPFANLIDFRLEQVSEYDEPGPFWKHANIHTGEHIGTHLDAPVHWISGRDGHDVSEIPPARLIGPAVVIDKTAEVAENPDFLLEVDDVLAWEAEHGPLPENGWLLYRTGWDEFADDQDAFLNADETGSHTPGISAACAEWLATERPISGFGVETVGIDAGRGAELDPPFPAHYHLLGHDKYGITSLQRLADLPATGAVLVVAPLPIVGGSGSPTRVLALVADAA, encoded by the coding sequence ATGTCCGCACTCTCCGAGTTCTCCGCCGCGCTCGCCGCCGGGTCGATCCGCGTGATCGACCTGACGAACCGGCTGTCCGCCACGACCCCGGCGCTGCGGCTCCCGGACCCGTTCGCGAACCTGATCGACTTCAGGCTCGAGCAGGTGAGCGAGTACGACGAGCCGGGGCCGTTCTGGAAGCACGCGAACATCCACACGGGCGAGCACATCGGCACCCACCTGGATGCCCCGGTGCACTGGATCTCGGGTCGTGACGGGCACGACGTCTCCGAGATCCCGCCCGCGCGCCTGATCGGCCCGGCGGTCGTCATCGACAAGACGGCCGAGGTCGCCGAGAACCCCGACTTCCTGCTCGAGGTCGACGACGTGCTCGCGTGGGAGGCCGAGCACGGCCCGCTGCCCGAGAACGGCTGGCTGCTCTACCGCACCGGCTGGGACGAATTCGCGGACGACCAGGACGCGTTCCTCAACGCCGACGAGACCGGTTCGCACACGCCGGGCATCTCGGCGGCGTGCGCCGAGTGGCTCGCGACGGAGCGACCGATCTCGGGCTTCGGCGTCGAGACGGTCGGCATCGACGCGGGTCGCGGCGCCGAGCTGGACCCGCCGTTCCCGGCGCACTACCACCTGCTCGGGCACGACAAGTACGGCATCACCTCGCTCCAGCGCCTGGCCGACCTGCCCGCGACCGGGGCCGTGCTGGTCGTCGCCCCGCTGCCGATCGTCGGCGGCTCGGGGAGCCCGACGCGCGTGCTCGCGCTGGTCGCGGACGCGGCGTGA
- a CDS encoding RimK/LysX family protein: MSQTPHSNTIAGWREWVRLPQADVEWIKAKLDTGARSSALHAFDLEEFTRDGSDWVRFSIHPWQDTAEDAATVELPVHDRRVIRSSTGHTQERLVVLMDVVLLDGTVTAEVTLTNRDEMGFRMLIGREALRGGFLVDAGRSFLGGRAPRQVRRRNRGRE, encoded by the coding sequence ATGAGTCAGACTCCCCATTCAAACACCATCGCCGGATGGCGCGAATGGGTGCGCCTGCCCCAGGCCGACGTCGAGTGGATCAAGGCGAAGCTCGACACCGGCGCCAGGTCGTCGGCGCTGCACGCGTTCGACCTCGAGGAGTTCACCCGGGACGGCTCCGACTGGGTGCGGTTCAGCATCCATCCGTGGCAGGACACGGCCGAGGATGCCGCGACCGTCGAGCTGCCGGTGCACGATCGACGCGTGATCCGCAGCTCGACGGGGCACACGCAGGAGCGCCTGGTGGTGCTGATGGACGTCGTGCTGCTGGACGGCACGGTCACCGCCGAGGTCACCCTGACGAACCGCGACGAGATGGGCTTCCGCATGCTCATCGGCCGCGAGGCGCTGCGGGGCGGGTTCCTCGTCGACGCGGGCCGATCGTTCCTGGGCGGCCGCGCGCCGCGCCAGGTGCGCCGCCGCAACCGCGGGCGGGAGTAG
- a CDS encoding RimK family alpha-L-glutamate ligase: MKLAILSRAPQAYSTQRLRAAALQRGHRVKVLNTLRFAIDLAGPEPDLQFRGRPLSDYDAVLPRIGNSITYFGTAVVRQFEQMDVYTPNTANGITNARDKLRANQILSRHNIALPPTAFVRNRADVRPAIERVGGAPVVIKLLEGTQGIGVILAPQVKVAEAIIETLHSTKQNVLIQKFIAESRGRDIRALVVGDRVVAAMRRVASGDEFRSNVHRGGSVEPVSLTPEYELAAVRSAQIMGLKVAGVDMLEGADGPLVMEVNSSPGLQGIETATNLDVAGAIIDYIANQVAFPEIDVRQRLTVSTGYGVAELLVHNDADLVGKTLGESGLWERDITVLTLHRGTNVIPNPRKGVVLEGEDRLLCFGKLEEMRSMIPERRKRRAKVRRLPKEPIPAAPTE; this comes from the coding sequence GTGAAACTTGCGATCCTCTCGCGCGCCCCGCAGGCGTACTCCACCCAGCGACTCCGGGCTGCAGCGTTGCAGCGCGGACACCGCGTCAAGGTGCTGAACACGCTGCGCTTCGCGATCGATCTCGCCGGACCCGAACCCGACCTCCAGTTCCGGGGCCGTCCGCTGTCCGACTACGACGCGGTGCTGCCGCGCATCGGCAACTCGATCACGTACTTCGGCACGGCCGTCGTGCGGCAGTTCGAGCAGATGGACGTGTACACGCCCAACACCGCGAACGGCATCACCAACGCGCGCGACAAGCTCCGCGCGAACCAGATCCTGTCGCGGCACAACATCGCGCTGCCCCCGACCGCGTTCGTCCGCAACCGCGCCGACGTACGGCCTGCGATCGAGCGGGTCGGCGGCGCCCCGGTCGTCATCAAGCTCCTCGAGGGCACGCAGGGCATCGGCGTCATCCTCGCGCCGCAGGTGAAGGTCGCCGAGGCGATCATCGAGACGCTGCACTCGACGAAGCAGAACGTGCTGATCCAGAAGTTCATCGCCGAGAGCCGGGGCCGGGACATCCGTGCACTGGTCGTCGGCGACCGGGTCGTCGCGGCGATGCGACGGGTCGCGTCGGGTGACGAGTTCCGCTCGAACGTGCACCGCGGCGGCTCGGTCGAGCCCGTGTCGCTGACCCCTGAATACGAGCTCGCGGCGGTTCGCTCCGCGCAGATCATGGGGCTCAAGGTCGCCGGCGTCGACATGCTCGAGGGCGCCGACGGCCCGCTCGTGATGGAGGTGAACTCGTCGCCGGGGCTGCAGGGCATCGAGACCGCGACCAACCTCGACGTGGCCGGCGCGATCATCGACTACATCGCCAACCAGGTCGCGTTCCCAGAGATCGACGTGCGCCAGCGGCTCACCGTCTCGACGGGGTACGGCGTCGCCGAGCTGCTCGTGCACAACGACGCCGACCTCGTGGGAAAGACGCTGGGGGAGTCCGGGCTGTGGGAACGGGACATCACCGTGCTCACGCTGCACCGCGGCACCAACGTGATCCCGAACCCGCGCAAGGGCGTCGTGCTCGAGGGCGAGGACCGCCTGCTGTGCTTCGGCAAGCTCGAGGAGATGCGGTCGATGATCCCGGAGCGGCGCAAGCGCCGCGCGAAGGTGCGTCGTCTGCCGAAGGAGCCGATCCCGGCGGCGCCGACCGAGTAG
- a CDS encoding GntR family transcriptional regulator: MRFIVHPESSVPLIEQVRAQVVEGVGDGRLAVGERLPTVRALAEELGVAVWTVARAYRELEHDGVIETKGRSGTFVAAHGDVGHQAVQTAAAEYAKLVRRHGIPIDDALQFVDAALRIGT, from the coding sequence ATGCGCTTCATCGTCCACCCCGAGTCATCCGTGCCGCTGATCGAACAGGTACGCGCGCAGGTCGTCGAGGGTGTCGGCGACGGCCGCCTCGCCGTCGGCGAGCGCCTGCCCACCGTGCGCGCCCTCGCCGAGGAACTCGGCGTCGCCGTGTGGACGGTCGCGCGCGCGTATCGCGAGCTCGAACACGACGGCGTCATCGAGACGAAGGGGCGATCGGGCACGTTCGTCGCCGCCCACGGCGACGTCGGCCATCAGGCCGTGCAGACCGCCGCGGCCGAGTACGCGAAGCTCGTGCGCCGCCACGGCATCCCGATCGACGACGCCCTGCAGTTCGTCGACGCGGCGCTGCGGATCGGGACCTGA
- a CDS encoding Lrp/AsnC family transcriptional regulator, which translates to MDNLDRAILDLLRQNARAGYGDIGSSVGLSASAVKRRVDRLVADGVIRSFTIQVDPAVDGMSTEAYVELFCRGTVAPEELRRILQDVPEVVYAGTVTGSADAIVHMRARDITSLEDALERVRIAPNVDHTRSAIVLSRLVNRQRD; encoded by the coding sequence ATGGACAACCTGGACCGCGCGATCCTCGATCTCCTGCGCCAGAACGCTCGCGCCGGGTACGGCGACATCGGCTCGTCGGTGGGGCTGTCCGCGTCGGCCGTGAAGCGGCGCGTCGACCGCCTCGTCGCCGACGGCGTGATCCGCAGCTTCACCATCCAGGTCGACCCCGCCGTCGACGGGATGAGCACCGAGGCCTACGTCGAGCTCTTCTGCCGCGGCACGGTCGCCCCGGAGGAGCTCCGGCGCATCCTGCAGGACGTGCCGGAGGTCGTCTATGCCGGAACCGTCACCGGCAGCGCCGACGCGATCGTGCACATGCGCGCACGCGACATCACGTCGCTCGAGGACGCGCTCGAACGGGTGCGCATCGCCCCGAACGTCGACCACACGCGCAGCGCGATCGTGCTGTCGCGCCTCGTGAACCGGCAGCGCGACTGA
- a CDS encoding LLM class F420-dependent oxidoreductase — protein sequence MSADSPIRLGVQVQPQHAQYQAIRDTVLRLEDLGVDIVFNWDHFFPLTGDRDGLHFEAWTMLGAWAEQTERIEFGSLVNCNSYRNADLQADMARTLDHISAKGTGTGRFIFGTGSGWFQRDYDEYGYEFGTVGSRLDDLAEALPRVRARWAKLNPAPTREIPIMIGGKGEQKTLKLVAQHADIWHSFVSPADLPHKLDVLRRWGDEVGRDVSGIVVSNELERSRFDVEHAQALHDAGVRLFTLGISGPGYDLTVVRDFLRWRDERNGRAAA from the coding sequence ATGAGTGCAGATTCCCCCATCCGGCTCGGCGTGCAGGTGCAGCCGCAGCACGCGCAGTACCAGGCCATCCGCGACACCGTGCTGCGCCTCGAAGACCTGGGCGTCGACATCGTCTTCAACTGGGACCACTTCTTCCCGCTCACCGGCGACCGCGACGGCCTGCACTTCGAGGCGTGGACCATGCTCGGGGCCTGGGCCGAGCAGACCGAGCGCATCGAGTTCGGCTCGCTCGTCAACTGCAACTCGTATCGGAACGCCGACCTGCAGGCCGACATGGCCCGCACGCTCGACCACATCAGCGCGAAGGGCACGGGAACCGGCCGATTCATCTTCGGCACGGGCAGCGGGTGGTTCCAGCGCGACTACGACGAATACGGATACGAGTTCGGCACGGTCGGCTCGCGCCTGGACGACCTCGCCGAGGCGCTCCCGCGGGTCCGTGCCCGCTGGGCGAAGCTCAACCCGGCGCCGACGCGGGAGATCCCGATCATGATCGGCGGCAAGGGCGAGCAGAAGACGCTGAAGCTCGTGGCGCAGCACGCCGACATCTGGCACTCGTTCGTGTCGCCCGCCGACCTGCCGCACAAGCTCGACGTGCTCCGGCGGTGGGGCGACGAGGTCGGCCGCGACGTGTCGGGCATCGTCGTCTCGAACGAGCTCGAACGCTCGCGGTTCGACGTCGAGCACGCGCAGGCGCTCCACGACGCCGGCGTCCGCCTGTTCACGCTCGGCATCTCGGGGCCCGGCTACGACCTCACGGTCGTCCGCGACTTCCTGCGCTGGCGTGACGAGCGCAACGGACGCGCCGCCGCCTGA
- a CDS encoding DUF4097 family beta strand repeat-containing protein — protein MHATTRTIAASAVVLAAALGLSGCWFMGPPQTHADDAVVTDAVTAIEIDDPAGAVTVRGVAGATEVSIERTLHYFGAERSFDATHEVDGGTLVLHGCGRNCSAEYVLEVPEGLDVSGSTANGAVELSGVHDVDVSTSNGLVELDGVTGSVEASTSNGRVVGRGLTGGGIRAASSNGAIELHLETPQDVSAETSNGSIEVDAPPASYRVDTATSNGGVEVDLANDPDGEFTFDLRTSNGSIRVGEAG, from the coding sequence ATGCACGCCACCACCCGCACGATCGCCGCGAGCGCGGTCGTCCTCGCCGCCGCCCTCGGACTGTCCGGATGCTGGTTCATGGGGCCGCCGCAGACCCACGCCGACGATGCCGTCGTGACCGACGCGGTGACCGCGATCGAGATCGACGACCCCGCCGGCGCCGTCACGGTGCGCGGCGTGGCCGGTGCCACCGAGGTCTCGATCGAACGCACCCTGCACTACTTCGGCGCCGAGCGGTCGTTCGACGCGACGCACGAGGTCGACGGCGGCACCCTCGTGCTGCACGGCTGCGGCCGGAACTGCTCCGCCGAGTACGTGCTGGAGGTCCCGGAGGGCCTGGACGTCTCGGGCAGCACCGCGAACGGCGCCGTCGAGCTCTCGGGCGTCCACGACGTCGACGTGTCCACCTCGAACGGCCTGGTCGAGCTCGACGGCGTGACCGGGAGCGTCGAGGCGTCGACCTCGAACGGACGCGTCGTCGGTCGCGGCCTCACCGGTGGCGGCATCCGGGCGGCGTCGTCCAACGGTGCGATCGAACTGCACCTCGAGACGCCGCAGGATGTCTCCGCCGAGACGTCGAACGGGTCGATCGAGGTGGACGCGCCGCCCGCGAGCTATCGCGTGGACACCGCCACCTCGAACGGCGGGGTCGAGGTCGACCTCGCGAACGACCCCGACGGCGAGTTCACGTTCGACCTGCGCACGTCCAACGGGTCGATCCGGGTGGGCGAGGCGGGCTGA
- a CDS encoding peptide MFS transporter yields the protein MGRVTEPAPGEYGPPEPGVDDGGERDTRGDHGFFGQPRPLVHIFGVEMWERFSFYGMQGILLLYLYYSAAEGGLGMDQTSAAGIVGAYGGAVYLSTILGAWLADRLFGSERVLFVSAIVIMAGHIALAVLPGFVGVAVGLVLVALGSGGLKANATSVVGTLYSAGDPRRDAGFSIFYLGINLGAFLGPIVTGALQSTVGFHWGFAAAAVGMAIGLIQYAFGRKGLPPEASVVPNPLPPERRLLVIGIGIGGVVVIAVLVLTGLITAENLVTWVIGATVAATVAYFIVILGSSRISAVERRRVVGFIPLFIASVAFWSLYQQQFTVLTIYSDEQLNRDLFGWEMPVSWVQSINPIFIIILSGVFAAIWTKLGDRQPSTPIKFALGTAIMGLAFLLFLPFAGGGANSTPLLWMVLILFVFTVAELLLSPVGLSVTTKLAPAVFHTQMVALFFLSVALGTAIAGLLAEFYTVVEEATYFGVLGAIAIVLGAGLAVGSRGVLKLMSGVR from the coding sequence ATGGGCAGGGTCACCGAACCGGCCCCGGGGGAGTACGGTCCGCCTGAGCCGGGCGTGGACGACGGCGGCGAACGCGACACCCGGGGCGACCACGGCTTCTTCGGGCAGCCGCGGCCGCTCGTGCACATCTTCGGGGTCGAGATGTGGGAGCGCTTCAGCTTCTACGGCATGCAGGGCATCCTGCTGCTCTACCTGTACTACTCCGCGGCCGAAGGCGGCCTCGGCATGGACCAGACCTCCGCCGCCGGCATCGTCGGCGCCTACGGGGGAGCGGTCTACCTCTCGACGATCCTCGGCGCGTGGCTCGCCGACCGCCTGTTCGGCAGCGAACGCGTGCTGTTCGTCTCGGCGATCGTGATCATGGCCGGACACATCGCGCTGGCCGTGCTGCCCGGCTTCGTCGGCGTCGCGGTCGGGCTCGTGCTGGTCGCGCTCGGTTCGGGCGGACTGAAGGCGAACGCGACGAGCGTGGTCGGCACGCTGTACTCGGCCGGCGATCCGCGCCGCGACGCCGGGTTCTCGATCTTCTACCTCGGCATCAACCTGGGTGCGTTCCTCGGCCCGATCGTCACCGGTGCGCTGCAGTCGACGGTGGGGTTCCATTGGGGGTTCGCGGCCGCGGCGGTCGGCATGGCCATCGGGTTGATCCAGTACGCGTTCGGCCGCAAGGGGCTCCCGCCCGAGGCATCCGTCGTCCCGAACCCGCTGCCGCCCGAGCGGCGGCTGCTCGTCATCGGCATCGGGATCGGCGGAGTCGTCGTGATCGCCGTCCTGGTGCTGACCGGGCTGATCACGGCGGAGAACCTCGTGACCTGGGTGATCGGCGCGACGGTCGCCGCGACGGTCGCGTACTTCATCGTGATCCTCGGCAGCAGCCGCATCAGCGCGGTCGAGCGCCGCCGCGTGGTCGGGTTCATCCCGCTGTTCATCGCGAGCGTCGCCTTCTGGTCGCTCTACCAGCAGCAGTTCACGGTGCTCACGATCTACTCCGACGAGCAGTTGAACCGGGATCTGTTCGGCTGGGAGATGCCGGTCTCGTGGGTGCAGTCGATCAACCCGATCTTCATCATCATCCTGTCGGGCGTGTTCGCGGCGATCTGGACGAAGCTCGGCGACCGCCAACCGTCGACGCCGATCAAGTTCGCGCTCGGCACGGCGATCATGGGGCTGGCGTTCCTGCTGTTCCTGCCGTTCGCCGGCGGCGGCGCGAACTCGACGCCGCTGCTGTGGATGGTGCTCATCCTGTTCGTCTTCACGGTCGCCGAACTGCTGCTCTCGCCGGTGGGGCTGTCGGTGACGACCAAGCTCGCGCCCGCGGTGTTCCACACGCAGATGGTCGCGCTGTTCTTCCTCTCGGTGGCGCTCGGCACCGCGATCGCGGGACTCCTGGCCGAGTTCTACACCGTCGTGGAAGAGGCGACCTACTTCGGAGTGCTCGGCGCGATCGCGATCGTGCTGGGTGCCGGGCTCGCCGTCGGCAGCCGGGGCGTGCTCAAGCTCATGTCGGGGGTGCGCTGA
- a CDS encoding polyprenol monophosphomannose synthase produces the protein MPGTLVVIPTFNERENLAAIIGRVRAAAPEASVLVVDDASPDGTGALAEEIAASDASVHVRHRAGKEGLGAAYLDAFAWALDRGYDVIVQMDADGSHRPEDLPGLLHALDADAATPADLVIGSRWIDGGRIENWPKRREWLSRGGSAYARRALRVPTRDTTAGYRAFRADALRRMPLDDVHTRGYGFQVDMLWHAHEAGFRVVEVPVTFVEREHGRSKMTIGIVVEAMARVTAWGIRSRFARRGTGD, from the coding sequence ATGCCCGGAACCCTCGTGGTGATTCCCACGTTCAACGAGCGCGAGAACCTCGCCGCGATCATCGGTCGCGTGCGCGCCGCGGCGCCGGAGGCATCCGTGCTCGTCGTCGATGACGCGTCGCCCGACGGCACCGGAGCGCTCGCCGAGGAGATCGCCGCGTCGGATGCCTCGGTCCACGTGCGGCACCGGGCGGGCAAGGAGGGGCTGGGAGCCGCCTACCTCGACGCGTTCGCATGGGCGCTCGACCGCGGCTACGACGTGATCGTGCAGATGGACGCCGACGGCTCGCATCGACCTGAGGACCTTCCCGGCCTGCTGCACGCCCTCGACGCGGACGCCGCGACGCCGGCGGACCTCGTCATCGGCTCGAGGTGGATCGACGGCGGTCGCATCGAGAACTGGCCGAAGCGCCGCGAGTGGCTGTCGCGCGGCGGCAGCGCCTACGCGCGACGTGCCCTGCGGGTGCCGACGCGTGACACGACGGCCGGGTACCGCGCGTTCCGCGCCGACGCGTTGCGACGGATGCCCCTCGACGACGTGCACACCCGCGGCTACGGGTTCCAGGTCGACATGCTGTGGCACGCGCACGAGGCCGGGTTCCGAGTCGTCGAGGTGCCCGTCACGTTCGTCGAGCGCGAGCACGGCCGGTCGAAGATGACGATCGGGATCGTGGTCGAGGCGATGGCGAGGGTCACCGCGTGGGGCATCCGATCGCGATTCGCGCGGCGCGGCACCGGCGACTGA
- a CDS encoding MFS transporter produces MPTESPSTGSTTLPHPSPHTAASTGHSSSGAPTGSRARWGAVVALALGIFTLVASEFLPASLLSPIAADLGVTEGAAGQLVTATSVIGIVGGPLVVSALPRLDRRWVMAGLTTLAIVSNVLVAISPAFGLMLASRLLLGLAISGFWAMSLAVTAQLVPAGSLGRAMTVVNTGVSIATIAAVPAGAFLGELIGWRAVFLGAAAAGVIALAAQLFTLPSVPPTGAPGFGTLARTAARPVVALGILSIVLVAGGHFASFTYLRPAFETVDGINPALLAALLAVFGVASFVGNLAAGPLADRRPAVLVIAAPTLIGAATVLFAISGQHLAVAAVSVVVWGVGFGAVPTMVQTWIARVAPDRLESAGGLVVMAFQIAITVGAAVGGLLVDAVGIQAVLLAGGVAAVAGGLVLTAASPRGVRA; encoded by the coding sequence ATGCCGACCGAATCCCCGAGCACCGGCTCGACCACGCTGCCGCACCCGTCGCCGCACACGGCGGCTTCCACCGGGCACAGCTCGTCCGGCGCACCGACCGGGTCGCGCGCCCGCTGGGGCGCCGTCGTCGCGCTCGCGCTGGGCATCTTCACGCTCGTCGCCAGCGAGTTCCTTCCGGCGAGCCTGCTCTCGCCGATCGCGGCCGACCTCGGGGTGACCGAGGGGGCTGCCGGGCAGCTCGTCACGGCGACGAGCGTCATCGGCATCGTCGGGGGGCCGCTCGTGGTCTCGGCGCTGCCGCGCCTGGACCGGCGCTGGGTGATGGCCGGACTGACCACGCTCGCGATCGTGTCGAACGTGCTGGTCGCGATCTCGCCGGCCTTCGGGCTCATGCTCGCCTCGCGGCTGCTGCTGGGCCTCGCGATCTCGGGCTTCTGGGCGATGTCGCTGGCGGTGACCGCGCAGCTCGTGCCGGCCGGCAGCCTCGGGCGTGCGATGACCGTCGTCAACACCGGTGTCTCGATCGCGACCATCGCGGCGGTCCCCGCCGGGGCATTCCTGGGCGAGCTGATCGGTTGGCGCGCGGTGTTCCTCGGCGCTGCCGCGGCGGGGGTGATCGCGCTCGCCGCCCAGCTGTTCACGCTGCCGTCGGTGCCGCCGACCGGTGCCCCGGGCTTCGGCACGCTGGCGCGGACGGCGGCGAGGCCGGTCGTCGCGCTCGGCATCCTCTCGATCGTGCTCGTCGCCGGCGGCCACTTCGCGAGCTTCACGTACCTGCGACCCGCGTTCGAGACCGTCGACGGGATCAACCCGGCACTCCTCGCGGCGCTCCTCGCGGTGTTCGGCGTCGCCTCGTTCGTCGGGAACCTCGCCGCGGGTCCGCTGGCCGACCGCCGGCCGGCGGTCCTCGTGATCGCCGCGCCGACCCTGATCGGGGCCGCGACGGTGCTCTTCGCGATCTCGGGCCAGCACCTCGCGGTCGCGGCCGTCTCGGTCGTCGTGTGGGGCGTCGGCTTCGGGGCGGTGCCGACCATGGTCCAGACGTGGATCGCGCGCGTCGCTCCCGACCGCCTCGAGAGCGCCGGCGGGCTCGTCGTGATGGCGTTCCAGATCGCGATCACCGTCGGGGCGGCGGTCGGCGGACTGCTCGTCGATGCGGTGGGCATCCAGGCGGTCCTGCTCGCCGGAGGCGTCGCGGCGGTGGCCGGTGGGCTCGTGCTCACGGCCGCGTCACCGCGCGGCGTCCGGGCCTGA
- a CDS encoding AraC family transcriptional regulator has translation MLEDPRPRGAAIDDAATIDRLMDHLHWSLQAFTHRGLGAGAASVEDHAGTRFHFVLSGEIELVHDDVVYRIECGSFALLPRGGSIVIRAERDTRLLSASVELLGTHPLMIRAMPDVLFSYDFRRQEPGLASVLDTIAAEAGRARPGSSAVVAGLTDVAVSAAVRFWLEHGCGSARPWLAAANDHSLGLALAAIHAEPGSPWTVDALARVAHASRSQFAEQFRAAIGDTPARYVTRVRMTHAERMLRNGEPVSGIAYRLGYDSEDGFSRAFRRHSGVAPSRWRREREQAVRVGSAAPIGDDLQAVPAVA, from the coding sequence ATGCTCGAGGACCCCCGACCACGCGGCGCGGCGATCGACGACGCGGCGACGATCGACCGGCTCATGGACCACCTGCACTGGTCGTTGCAGGCGTTCACGCATCGTGGACTCGGAGCCGGGGCCGCCTCGGTCGAAGACCACGCCGGCACGCGGTTCCACTTCGTGCTGTCGGGCGAGATCGAGCTCGTGCACGATGACGTCGTGTACCGCATCGAATGCGGCAGCTTCGCGCTCCTGCCGCGCGGCGGGAGCATCGTGATCCGCGCCGAACGCGACACCCGCCTCCTCAGCGCCTCGGTCGAGCTGCTCGGCACGCATCCCCTGATGATCCGCGCGATGCCCGACGTGCTCTTCTCGTACGACTTCCGGCGTCAGGAGCCGGGCCTCGCCTCGGTGCTCGACACGATCGCCGCCGAGGCCGGCCGGGCGCGCCCCGGCTCGAGTGCCGTGGTCGCCGGACTCACCGACGTCGCCGTCTCGGCCGCGGTGCGGTTCTGGCTCGAGCACGGCTGCGGCAGCGCACGGCCGTGGCTCGCGGCGGCGAACGACCACAGCCTGGGCCTCGCGCTCGCTGCGATCCATGCCGAACCCGGATCGCCGTGGACGGTCGACGCACTGGCCCGAGTCGCGCACGCCTCCCGGTCGCAGTTCGCCGAGCAGTTCCGCGCCGCCATCGGGGACACGCCCGCCCGGTACGTCACCCGGGTGCGGATGACGCACGCCGAACGGATGCTCCGCAACGGCGAACCGGTCAGCGGTATCGCCTATCGACTCGGCTACGACAGCGAGGACGGGTTCAGCCGTGCCTTCCGCCGCCACAGCGGCGTGGCCCCGAGCCGGTGGCGCCGCGAACGGGAGCAGGCCGTGCGGGTCGGATCGGCGGCGCCCATCGGGGACGACCTCCAGGCCGTGCCTGCGGTCGCCTGA
- a CDS encoding ROK family transcriptional regulator, which translates to MTQLGDPPAPPESAPLDGARLQHSILLLDHLVDHGPSTRSELAAATGLGRSAVTGVIARLLDAGVLTEEPDPADGRATPLALVAAHHVLLTTELAADEAIATVATLDGTEVARFTEPYGPDAAPALVLDLLAAVLTRAVASSERRGTPVADLTVLVDGAVAGSPAVVVEGARFGDEPLDVLAQLRARVAVLADLEQTLPQPIVLLPSAIASASAEASALGVTDLLYLEGDAAVAAAIVVDDRPMRGAHGLAASIAHLPIVPNGVRCACGQRGCLATVADPGHVLERAGLADLDAGAGRVAAVAELERRIDAADDRARWAWLDAALWIGRTLQVVVPAVDPTVIVVGGYWGRHLDDIDAAFRENRPTIAGGAISSIPLIVAAAAGPESALIGARSRARARLLAEPMRLAG; encoded by the coding sequence ATGACGCAGCTGGGTGATCCCCCCGCCCCACCCGAGTCGGCCCCCCTCGACGGCGCCCGCCTCCAGCACTCCATCCTCCTGCTCGACCACCTGGTCGACCACGGACCCTCGACGCGGAGCGAACTGGCCGCCGCCACCGGCCTGGGCCGCAGCGCCGTGACCGGCGTCATCGCCCGCCTGCTCGACGCCGGCGTGCTCACCGAGGAACCGGATCCCGCCGACGGCCGCGCGACCCCGCTCGCCCTCGTCGCCGCCCACCACGTCCTGCTGACCACCGAGCTCGCCGCCGACGAGGCGATCGCCACCGTGGCGACCCTCGACGGCACGGAGGTCGCCCGGTTCACCGAGCCATACGGGCCCGACGCCGCCCCAGCGCTCGTGCTCGACCTGCTCGCCGCCGTGCTGACCCGGGCCGTCGCGTCGAGCGAACGACGCGGCACGCCGGTCGCCGACCTCACCGTGCTCGTCGACGGTGCGGTCGCCGGCAGCCCCGCGGTCGTCGTCGAGGGCGCGCGCTTCGGCGACGAGCCGCTCGACGTGCTCGCCCAACTCCGCGCGAGGGTTGCGGTGCTCGCCGATCTCGAGCAGACCCTCCCGCAGCCGATCGTGCTGCTGCCGTCGGCGATCGCATCGGCATCGGCCGAGGCATCCGCGCTGGGCGTGACCGACCTGCTGTACCTGGAGGGCGACGCGGCGGTCGCGGCGGCGATCGTCGTCGACGATCGGCCGATGCGCGGCGCACACGGCCTCGCCGCCTCGATCGCACACCTGCCGATCGTGCCGAACGGCGTGCGCTGCGCGTGCGGACAGCGGGGATGCCTCGCCACCGTCGCCGACCCGGGCCATGTCCTCGAACGGGCCGGGCTCGCCGACCTCGACGCCGGCGCCGGACGTGTCGCCGCCGTCGCCGAACTGGAACGCCGTATCGACGCCGCCGACGACCGCGCCCGCTGGGCGTGGCTCGACGCGGCCCTCTGGATCGGTCGCACCCTGCAGGTCGTCGTTCCGGCCGTCGACCCCACCGTGATCGTGGTCGGCGGGTACTGGGGGCGGCACCTCGACGACATCGACGCCGCGTTCCGCGAGAACCGGCCGACCATCGCGGGCGGCGCGATCAGCTCGATCCCGCTGATCGTCGCCGCCGCCGCCGGACCGGAGTCGGCACTGATCGGCGCGCGCAGCCGCGCCCGCGCCCGCCTGCTCGCCGAACCGATGCGCCTCGCGGGCTGA